From Pelmatolapia mariae isolate MD_Pm_ZW linkage group LG22, Pm_UMD_F_2, whole genome shotgun sequence, a single genomic window includes:
- the LOC135933120 gene encoding progranulin-like, with protein MLRITLCLSFGVFLWGFASCSITCPDGSTCSDNTTCCKANIGYGCCPYPNAMCCADLLHCCPSGYRCNLATMNCEKLDQPWLTIPMVKKEAAEKPAPPELPGTPLQELKESHVPDQIKSSVVYCDSYTYCPDGTTCCRHPQGGWTCCPYSPGKCCLDGYHCCPFGFDCDRTYQHCVREKLTYPFLRKPALPSGPASFIPSSEDKEN; from the exons ATGTTGAggatcactctgtgtttgtcaTTCGGTGTGTTTCTGTGGGGATTTGCTTCATGCTCTATCACGTGTCCTGATGGGAGTACTTGTTCAGACAATACCACCTGCTGCAAGGCTAATATCGGATATGGCTGCTGCCCATATCCAAAT GCCATGTGCTGTGCCGACCTGCTCCACTGCTGCCCTTCAGGATATCGCTGTAACCTGGCTACCATGAATTGTGAGAAATTAGACCAGCCGTGGCTGACCATACCCATGGTGAAGAAGGAGGCTGCGGAGAAACCAGCCCCCCCTGAACTGCCTGGAACTCCACTCCAGGAGCTGAAAGAGAGCCACGTCCCAGATCAAATAAAGAGTTCAGTGGTCTACTGTGACAGTTACACCTACTGTCCTGATGGTACTACTTGCTGCAGACACCCACAAGGAGGCTGGACCTGTTGTCCCTACTCTCCT GGCAAATGTTGTCTGGATGGCTACCACTGTTGTCCATTTGGATTTGACTGTGACCGAACCTACCAGCACTGTGTGAGGGAAAAACTCACATATCCTTTCCTCCGCAAGCCAGCACTACCTTCAGGACCTGCGTCCTTCATCCCATCTTCAGAGGACAAAGAAAACTAG
- the LOC135932935 gene encoding progranulin-like: MSGITLWLSVGMFVWGFASCSITCPDESLCPDDCTCCKTAYGYSCCLYPNAMCCADLLHCCPSGYRCNLVTMNCEKLDQPWLIIPMVKKEAAEKPTPPELSGTPLQELKESHVPDQIKSSVVYCDSYTYCPDGTTCCRHPKGGWFCCPYSPGKCCLDGYHCCPLGLDCDHTYTYCVRDKLTYSFLYKPALPSAPASPIPQTKESSRR; encoded by the exons ATGTCGGGGATCACTCTGTGGCTGTCAGTTGGTATGTTTGTGTGGGGATTTGCTTCATGCTCCATCACATGTCCTGATGAGAGTCTTTGTCCAGATGACTGCACCTGCTGCAAGACTGCCTATGGATATAGCTGCTGTCTATATCCAAAT GCCATGTGCTGCGCCGACCTGCTCCACTGCTGCCCTTCGGGATATCGCTGTAACCTGGTTACCATGAATTGTGAGAAATTAGACCAGCCGTGGCTGATCATACCCATGGTGAAGAAGGAGGCTGCAGAGAAACCAACCCCCCCTGAACTGTCTGGAACTCCACTCCAGGAGCTGAAAGAGAGCCACGTCCCAGATCAAATAAAGAGTTCAGTGGTCTACTGTGACAGTTACACCTACTGTCCTGATGGCACTACTTGCTGCAGACACCCAAAAGGAGGCTGGTTCTGTTGTCCCTACTCTCCC GGGAAATGTTGTCTCGATGGATACCACTGCTGTCCATTGGGACTTGACTGTGATCACACCTACACGTACTGTGTGAGAGACAAACTCACATATTCCTTCCTCTATAAGCCAGCGCTGCCTTCAGCACCTGCTTCTCCCATCCCACAGACAAAGGAAAGTAGTAGGAGGTAG